A single uncultured Acetobacterium sp. DNA region contains:
- a CDS encoding RnfABCDGE type electron transport complex subunit B, with translation MLNAILVPVVILGAFGLLFGIGLAIAAKVFAVDVDHRFPMVRAALPGANCGACGYPGCDALALAILNGEARADACPVGGTKSATAIAEIMGVKVGSTVKKIATVICQGNFERAPDRAKYYGEKDCREAMIASGGSKGCRFGCIGYGTCKTACQFDAIVMGDDGLPKVDPDKCTSCGKCVEACPKSIMKLVPITQDVIVKCHNLDLGKTAKRVCTTACIACGACVRACQFDAVAVENNCAKIDYNKCVQCYECVDKCPMHCISGDVETGKKKASIIASNCVGCGECAKNCPVHAITGELKKPPYVIDPNRCIGCGNCLDMCRKKAIEI, from the coding sequence ATGTTGAATGCGATATTAGTTCCGGTTGTTATCCTCGGTGCATTTGGTTTGTTGTTTGGAATTGGCCTGGCAATTGCCGCCAAAGTCTTTGCAGTAGATGTTGACCACCGCTTTCCGATGGTCAGAGCGGCGCTTCCAGGTGCAAATTGCGGTGCCTGTGGCTATCCCGGTTGTGATGCCTTAGCCTTGGCAATTTTAAATGGTGAGGCACGTGCTGATGCTTGTCCGGTTGGTGGAACAAAATCGGCAACGGCTATCGCCGAAATAATGGGTGTAAAAGTTGGTAGTACAGTAAAAAAAATAGCTACTGTTATTTGCCAGGGTAATTTTGAAAGAGCTCCAGATCGGGCAAAATACTATGGCGAAAAGGATTGTCGTGAGGCAATGATTGCTTCGGGAGGATCAAAGGGATGTCGCTTTGGGTGTATAGGGTATGGAACTTGTAAAACAGCATGTCAATTTGATGCTATTGTTATGGGAGATGATGGTTTGCCCAAGGTTGATCCAGATAAATGTACATCTTGTGGCAAATGTGTGGAGGCTTGTCCGAAGTCGATTATGAAGTTAGTACCGATAACCCAGGATGTCATTGTAAAATGTCATAATCTTGATCTCGGTAAAACTGCAAAACGTGTTTGTACAACTGCGTGTATTGCTTGTGGGGCCTGTGTGAGGGCTTGTCAATTTGACGCAGTTGCAGTTGAAAACAATTGTGCAAAAATTGATTACAACAAGTGTGTTCAATGCTATGAGTGTGTTGATAAATGCCCCATGCATTGTATTTCCGGTGACGTGGAAACTGGTAAAAAGAAAGCATCCATCATTGCGTCAAACTGTGTCGGGTGTGGGGAATGCGCAAAAAACTGTCCCGTTCATGCGATCACCGGGGAACTTAAAAAACCACCATATGTTATTGATCCGAATAGATGTATCGGGTGCGGCAATTGCCTTGATATGTGCAGAAAAAAAGCTATTGAAATATGA
- a CDS encoding cupin domain-containing protein, with product MIIKNETKRLEIKQNMRGGNGDIEISHIAESQILGENCRMFSQITVKPGDSIGEHQHVGEQEIFYFVQGNGIVIDDGITFDIGPGDVMVTPDQSSHSVINTGESDLVFMALILKQA from the coding sequence ATGATTATAAAAAATGAAACTAAACGACTGGAAATAAAACAAAACATGCGCGGCGGTAATGGGGATATTGAAATTAGCCATATTGCTGAAAGCCAAATTCTGGGAGAAAACTGCAGGATGTTTTCTCAAATCACGGTGAAGCCTGGAGACTCCATCGGCGAACATCAGCATGTAGGTGAACAGGAAATATTCTATTTTGTTCAGGGCAACGGCATCGTCATTGATGACGGCATCACATTCGATATTGGACCCGGAGATGTGATGGTCACTCCAGATCAGAGCAGCCACAGTGTTATCAATACTGGTGAGTCTGACTTAGTGTTTATGGCGTTGATCCTCAAACAGGCATAA
- a CDS encoding RluA family pseudouridine synthase, whose translation MVNRYSYSSRLIREIKRIGKISLNQKECFLGQAIKSGDVIEIRMPQEDIDGEPVLGKINVVYEDDELLVINKPPFCVTHPTKSHQLDTLANYISYYWKNNGVSAKIRFINRLDRDTTGIVAIAKNKYVHHFVQKEMNLGQVRKVYHAFVHGRLPNKEGIIDAPIGQPYEDCIHRVVMDEGKPSVTHYKVLEEYQNASLVELVLETGRTHQIRVHLKHLGNPIIGDPLYNEANSDKLDCYEMAHQALHARSLELSLPSKKQLNFRAEYGKELTDLKKRLIDNK comes from the coding sequence TTGGTCAATCGTTACAGTTACTCCAGCCGATTGATCAGAGAAATTAAGCGGATTGGAAAAATCAGCTTAAACCAAAAGGAATGTTTTCTGGGACAGGCGATTAAGTCGGGGGATGTTATTGAAATTAGAATGCCCCAGGAAGATATCGATGGGGAGCCAGTTCTGGGTAAAATTAATGTTGTCTACGAGGATGATGAATTATTAGTGATTAATAAACCGCCATTTTGTGTGACACATCCGACCAAAAGTCATCAATTGGACACCCTGGCAAATTACATCAGTTATTATTGGAAAAATAATGGGGTTTCCGCAAAAATACGTTTTATCAATCGGCTGGATCGGGATACAACCGGAATTGTCGCCATCGCCAAAAATAAATATGTGCACCATTTCGTTCAAAAAGAAATGAATTTGGGTCAGGTCCGGAAGGTTTACCATGCTTTTGTTCACGGCAGGCTTCCCAATAAGGAAGGAATCATTGATGCCCCGATCGGACAACCCTATGAGGACTGTATTCATCGGGTGGTGATGGATGAGGGGAAACCTTCAGTTACGCACTATAAGGTGCTGGAAGAATATCAAAACGCATCATTAGTGGAATTGGTTCTGGAAACCGGACGAACCCACCAAATACGGGTGCATTTAAAACATCTGGGAAATCCAATTATCGGTGATCCTTTATATAATGAGGCCAATTCAGATAAATTAGATTGCTATGAAATGGCACATCAGGCACTTCACGCCAGAAGTCTTGAGTTATCACTTCCCAGTAAAAAACAATTGAATTTTAGGGCAGAATATGGAAAAGAACTAACAGACCTAAAAAAGCGTCTAATAGATAATAAATAG
- a CDS encoding electron transport complex subunit E gives MNFVKNLTRGIVRENPTFVLVLGMCPTLAVTTSAINGLGMGLATCLVLIGSNVAISLMRNVIPDNIRIPAFVVIIASFVTIIGMMMKAYVPALDAALGIYIPLIVVNCIILARAEAFAFVNGVADSFADGLGMGIGFTLALTLLGSIREILGAGSIFGFPIFGTAYEPVLLMILPPGAFLTLGLIIGFINWQSRKKA, from the coding sequence ATGAATTTTGTAAAGAATCTTACTCGGGGAATCGTCCGAGAAAACCCTACCTTTGTACTTGTATTGGGGATGTGCCCGACATTGGCGGTGACGACATCAGCGATAAATGGTTTAGGCATGGGTTTGGCCACCTGTCTGGTACTGATTGGTTCCAATGTGGCAATTTCGTTAATGCGAAATGTTATTCCGGATAATATTAGAATCCCGGCTTTTGTTGTGATTATTGCTTCTTTTGTTACCATCATCGGGATGATGATGAAGGCTTATGTACCAGCGCTGGATGCGGCTTTGGGGATATATATTCCGTTAATTGTTGTAAATTGCATCATTTTGGCTCGGGCTGAAGCATTCGCTTTTGTCAATGGAGTGGCGGATTCTTTTGCCGACGGACTTGGTATGGGGATTGGCTTTACCCTGGCACTCACTTTGCTTGGTTCAATCAGAGAAATTCTGGGAGCAGGCAGTATTTTTGGATTTCCAATCTTTGGCACCGCTTACGAACCAGTATTGTTAATGATCCTTCCGCCTGGAGCTTTTTTAACCCTCGGTCTAATTATTGGTTTTATTAACTGGCAATCCAGGAAGAAAGCATAG
- a CDS encoding PBP1A family penicillin-binding protein, translating into MSEKQTKGIKRRKKKKHIGVKVLIVLLVLGILGVGVMYSIYAANRMDISDYQYMAKDKTEIYSADNVVIAQLYTKNRTNVTIDQIPKQLQQALVSVEDSRFYEHFGIDIFGIGRAFFSNIANNGIGEGASTITQQLARVLFLPDIATEQTFQQSMVRKLKEISIALQLEEKYTKDQILEMYFNEYYFGSGAYGIEEAAQTYFNKPVSQVNLAEAAMLAGLPQAPSAYAPNTNFEAAKKRQLEVLTRMVKEKYITQEEADAAYATELVIRDPATINNDDQIVDNYEAFVSQALDEYATLKASAVMQERGITQEQAIDYIKENIANGGYRIYTTIDSNMQADAINSLYTGLDDYGMTEETGAVVTVDLDGSVKAYYGGNTQIDMANTARQPGSNIKPLYYSGAMENGLITPSTIISDTYTDFGGYAPKNYDFAYHGNVTVRSALVNSYNIPSVKVFDKFGVDESIAFMQKMGITTFEDDDYNLATALGGMTYGIKPLEMAAAFNIFNNAGVYNKPHFITKMEQINGDVIYARDASNSVTRKVMKDTTATNMMSILTDEVSYGTGSGAAQIYSTAGKTGTTNDNKDLWFTGITGNLTTSVWLGSPENYIIGGGSYMAAGIYGSYLSQVIDQGLLTTPEIERTSNEGDSEGASSIDSGSSTTNKEDTTTTTTTDTTTTTPTSPTTTTPTTTTPTTPTTPTTPTTPTEPTTPTTPTEPTTPTEPTTPTEPTTPTTPTTT; encoded by the coding sequence ATGAGTGAAAAGCAAACAAAAGGAATAAAAAGACGTAAAAAGAAAAAACATATCGGAGTAAAGGTGCTTATCGTTCTCTTAGTTCTGGGGATTCTGGGGGTTGGGGTGATGTACTCTATTTACGCTGCCAACCGTATGGATATATCAGATTATCAGTACATGGCTAAGGATAAAACAGAAATTTATTCAGCCGATAATGTAGTCATTGCTCAGTTATATACCAAGAACAGAACCAATGTTACCATCGATCAGATCCCAAAACAATTACAGCAAGCTCTGGTTTCGGTGGAAGATTCCCGGTTTTATGAGCATTTCGGAATTGACATCTTTGGGATTGGCCGGGCTTTCTTTTCGAATATTGCCAACAATGGCATCGGTGAAGGAGCCAGTACGATTACTCAACAGCTTGCCAGAGTGTTGTTCCTACCGGATATTGCAACTGAACAAACTTTCCAACAGTCAATGGTCAGAAAATTAAAGGAAATATCAATCGCACTACAGTTGGAAGAAAAATATACCAAGGATCAGATCCTAGAGATGTATTTTAATGAATACTATTTTGGTTCGGGAGCCTATGGGATTGAAGAAGCAGCACAGACTTATTTTAATAAACCAGTATCTCAGGTTAATCTGGCAGAAGCCGCCATGCTGGCAGGTTTGCCTCAGGCACCAAGTGCTTATGCCCCTAACACAAATTTTGAAGCTGCAAAAAAACGCCAGCTGGAAGTTTTAACCCGAATGGTTAAAGAAAAATATATTACCCAGGAAGAGGCTGATGCTGCCTATGCAACAGAGCTGGTGATCAGAGATCCGGCCACCATCAATAATGACGATCAGATTGTCGATAATTATGAGGCCTTTGTATCCCAGGCCTTAGATGAATATGCAACCTTAAAAGCCTCAGCGGTCATGCAGGAGCGTGGAATTACTCAAGAACAGGCTATTGACTATATCAAGGAAAATATCGCCAATGGGGGATACCGAATTTATACTACAATCGATTCAAACATGCAAGCGGATGCCATCAATAGTTTGTACACCGGGTTGGATGATTATGGTATGACTGAGGAAACCGGTGCAGTCGTAACGGTCGATCTGGATGGCAGTGTTAAAGCCTATTATGGTGGGAACACCCAAATTGATATGGCCAATACAGCCAGACAACCGGGTTCGAATATTAAACCGTTATATTATTCCGGTGCCATGGAAAATGGCCTGATTACGCCATCAACGATCATTTCAGATACCTATACTGATTTTGGGGGATATGCTCCTAAAAACTATGATTTCGCTTACCATGGAAATGTTACAGTCAGATCTGCACTTGTAAATTCGTATAATATTCCATCTGTTAAGGTTTTTGACAAATTTGGAGTTGATGAATCAATTGCGTTTATGCAGAAAATGGGAATAACAACCTTTGAAGATGATGATTATAATCTGGCAACTGCATTGGGTGGGATGACCTATGGGATCAAACCGCTCGAAATGGCAGCGGCATTTAATATTTTCAATAATGCCGGTGTTTACAATAAACCTCATTTTATTACAAAAATGGAACAAATTAATGGTGATGTTATCTATGCAAGAGATGCATCCAATTCAGTAACCCGTAAAGTCATGAAAGATACTACTGCAACGAACATGATGAGTATATTAACAGATGAAGTAAGTTATGGTACTGGGAGTGGCGCTGCTCAAATCTATTCAACCGCTGGTAAAACAGGGACGACAAATGACAACAAGGATTTATGGTTTACCGGGATTACCGGTAATTTGACCACCTCAGTTTGGTTGGGAAGCCCTGAGAATTATATTATCGGAGGTGGAAGTTATATGGCGGCCGGAATTTACGGAAGCTACCTGAGTCAAGTCATTGATCAGGGATTATTAACAACTCCTGAAATTGAACGGACTTCTAATGAAGGTGATAGTGAGGGTGCTTCTTCGATTGATTCCGGATCTTCAACAACAAATAAAGAAGATACAACTACAACTACCACTACGGATACAACCACTACGACGCCAACGTCCCCAACCACGACGACACCGACAACGACGACCCCAACGACGCCAACAACCCCGACGACCCCAACGACGCCAACTGAACCGACGACGCCAACGACGCCAACCGAGCCGACGACGCCAACTGAACCGACGACGCCAACCGAGCCGACGACCCCAACAACCCCAACGACAACTTAA
- the rsxA gene encoding electron transport complex subunit RsxA translates to MTLIFIMISAIFINNFVLSRFLGICPFLGVSKQVETAVGMGVAVTFVMAIASAITFVVQYSILNPLNLGYLQTIAFILVIAALVQLVEMVIKKSSPSLYQALGVYLPLITTNCAVLGVALINIQNKYNFIETIFNGIGAALGFTLAIVLFAGIRERLETSGTPLSLEGFPIALLTAGLMAIAFLGFSGMKLG, encoded by the coding sequence ATGACATTAATTTTCATTATGATTAGTGCAATTTTTATAAACAACTTCGTGCTATCACGTTTTTTAGGTATCTGTCCATTTTTAGGGGTCTCCAAACAGGTTGAAACGGCTGTTGGTATGGGAGTGGCGGTAACCTTTGTAATGGCGATAGCTTCCGCAATTACCTTTGTAGTCCAGTACTCGATTCTTAATCCATTAAATCTGGGATATTTGCAGACCATTGCTTTTATTCTCGTCATCGCGGCGTTAGTTCAATTAGTGGAAATGGTTATCAAAAAATCAAGCCCTTCTTTGTATCAGGCGCTGGGTGTTTATCTGCCGCTTATCACAACGAATTGTGCAGTATTGGGGGTTGCGCTGATAAACATTCAGAATAAGTATAATTTCATAGAGACCATTTTTAATGGTATCGGCGCGGCACTGGGATTTACCTTGGCGATTGTTCTTTTTGCCGGGATACGAGAGCGCCTTGAAACATCAGGTACGCCATTATCACTTGAAGGTTTCCCAATTGCATTACTGACTGCCGGTTTAATGGCGATTGCTTTTCTGGGATTTTCCGGAATGAAATTAGGGTAG
- a CDS encoding RnfABCDGE type electron transport complex subunit D, giving the protein MNELNLTMSSSPHIRANHSTASIMQNVLIALLPALAVAGYVFGTWALALVAICVIASVATEAIIQKLLKKPITVNDWSAVVTGVLLAFNLPINAPWWLAVVGSVFAIAIVKQCFGGLGQNFMNPALAARAFLLASWPGHMTSTAYIPTFDTVTSATPLALLKSGDFASMPSTLDLFTGLNGVYGCIGEISALALLLGGLYLIFRGIISWRIPIIYLLTIGIFALMVGQDPIVHIVSGGVMLGAFFMATDYASSPVTSKGQIIYAVGCGLITMIIRLYGGYPEGCSYSILLMNVATPLIERFTKEKIYGVAKKTKEAKA; this is encoded by the coding sequence ATGAATGAATTAAATCTTACCATGTCCTCATCCCCTCATATTCGGGCAAACCATTCCACTGCCAGCATTATGCAAAATGTTTTGATTGCTTTATTGCCAGCATTGGCCGTGGCAGGATACGTTTTCGGAACCTGGGCATTAGCGCTAGTCGCAATCTGTGTAATCGCTTCGGTAGCTACTGAAGCGATCATTCAAAAATTATTGAAAAAACCAATCACTGTCAATGACTGGAGTGCTGTGGTAACCGGAGTGCTGTTAGCATTTAATTTGCCGATTAATGCACCCTGGTGGCTGGCTGTGGTGGGGTCTGTTTTTGCGATTGCCATTGTCAAACAGTGTTTTGGTGGTTTGGGACAGAATTTTATGAACCCCGCGCTGGCGGCAAGAGCGTTCTTATTGGCATCCTGGCCGGGACATATGACCAGTACGGCTTATATTCCTACCTTTGATACCGTTACATCGGCAACCCCGCTGGCCCTGTTAAAGTCCGGTGACTTTGCCAGTATGCCATCAACATTGGATTTATTTACCGGCTTAAACGGTGTCTACGGTTGTATTGGCGAAATTTCGGCGCTGGCTTTACTGTTGGGTGGGCTTTATCTTATTTTTAGAGGTATTATCAGTTGGCGAATTCCAATCATTTACTTATTAACCATTGGAATTTTTGCTCTGATGGTTGGCCAGGACCCAATTGTCCATATTGTTTCAGGTGGGGTTATGTTGGGTGCCTTTTTTATGGCAACCGATTATGCATCATCTCCAGTAACATCAAAAGGTCAGATTATCTATGCGGTGGGGTGTGGTCTAATCACCATGATCATTCGTCTATATGGAGGATATCCAGAAGGGTGCTCCTATTCAATTCTGCTGATGAACGTTGCCACACCTTTAATTGAACGCTTCACCAAAGAAAAAATTTATGGTGTCGCTAAAAAGACAAAGGAGGCCAAGGCATAA
- the rsxC gene encoding electron transport complex subunit RsxC: MNVKYGTFRGGIHPPDGKESTVGVPLAYGIAPKMVTIPMAMHIGAPCTPVVKKGDLVFLGQKIGEPNGFVSVPIHASVSGKVVAVEERPHPSGDMILSVVVESDGLDTIDPSIKPYGLLEEMDAEAIKKMVLDAGIVGLGGATFPTHVKLEVPPAKKVDCIILNGAECEPYLTADHHLMLLHADRIVVGLKIAMKAVSVEKGFIGIEDNKTDAIEALTKAIGSDPRLEVYSLRTKYPQGAEKQLITAITGRQVPSGGLPTDTGVIVMNVGTAAQIAESMITGMPLYKRYLTCTGDAIKNPQTMEIRIGVTLQSVIDQCDGFVSEVGKIILGGPMMGITQFSTDVPVIKATSGILCLTKASAEIAPPSNCIRCGKCMRVCPIHLQPFNIAAYSQKNKWDKCEANNAMDCIECGSCSYICPAKRTLVSSIRVAKREIVAHRRKGN; the protein is encoded by the coding sequence ATGAATGTAAAATATGGAACTTTTAGGGGCGGGATTCACCCACCTGATGGAAAGGAAAGTACAGTCGGAGTACCCTTGGCTTATGGTATCGCACCAAAAATGGTGACAATCCCAATGGCAATGCATATTGGCGCACCATGCACGCCCGTTGTAAAAAAAGGCGATCTCGTTTTTCTGGGTCAAAAGATAGGTGAACCAAATGGTTTTGTATCGGTACCCATTCATGCAAGTGTATCAGGGAAAGTTGTGGCGGTAGAAGAAAGACCCCATCCATCGGGAGATATGATCCTGTCGGTTGTCGTTGAATCAGATGGTCTGGATACCATTGATCCCAGTATTAAACCCTATGGTTTATTGGAAGAAATGGATGCCGAGGCCATCAAAAAAATGGTTCTGGATGCTGGCATTGTTGGCTTAGGTGGGGCGACCTTTCCAACCCATGTGAAATTGGAAGTTCCCCCTGCTAAAAAGGTTGACTGTATCATATTAAATGGGGCAGAATGCGAACCTTATTTAACAGCGGATCATCATCTGATGTTGCTGCACGCTGACAGGATTGTAGTAGGATTAAAAATAGCAATGAAAGCAGTCAGTGTTGAAAAAGGATTCATAGGAATTGAGGATAATAAAACCGATGCCATTGAAGCCTTGACAAAAGCGATCGGCAGTGATCCCAGACTTGAAGTTTACTCGCTTCGCACAAAATATCCTCAGGGTGCAGAGAAACAGTTAATTACAGCTATTACCGGTCGGCAAGTACCCTCAGGTGGCCTCCCCACTGATACCGGGGTGATTGTGATGAATGTTGGCACAGCTGCTCAGATCGCTGAATCCATGATAACCGGAATGCCTTTATACAAACGGTATCTTACCTGTACCGGGGATGCAATAAAAAATCCGCAGACGATGGAAATCCGAATCGGGGTTACCTTACAATCCGTTATTGATCAATGTGACGGCTTTGTTTCTGAAGTAGGAAAAATCATTCTGGGCGGACCGATGATGGGGATCACCCAGTTTAGTACCGACGTTCCGGTGATAAAAGCAACTTCAGGTATTTTATGTCTGACAAAAGCGTCAGCTGAGATAGCGCCGCCATCAAATTGTATTCGTTGCGGAAAATGCATGAGAGTCTGTCCGATTCATTTACAGCCTTTTAATATTGCTGCCTATTCTCAAAAAAATAAATGGGATAAATGCGAAGCAAACAATGCTATGGATTGTATTGAATGTGGGAGTTGTTCATACATCTGCCCGGCAAAACGGACCCTGGTTTCGTCAATTCGGGTGGCTAAACGCGAAATTGTCGCTCATCGAAGAAAAGGAAATTAG
- a CDS encoding ABC transporter substrate-binding protein translates to MKKKVVSVLSVVMLIASVFAFAGCSSSAKSDVIKLGFIGPMTGDAAIYGSSADAGAKLAVKEINAAGGIDGKNIELIGYDSKADQTEAINAYNRLRDQDGVVAVIGGTLSGETLAMKDIMVKDNMPVLSPTATAVEVTQDAPNIFRACFLDDYQGQAAANFAATTLGAKTAALLIGTGNPYSEGVSAAFKTAFTAKGGTIAGSESYGTSDKDFSAQLTKIKEMNPDVVFVPDYVQTVGPILQKAKEMGITAKFIGADGWDGVQVEYADAAQGNYFTNHYAADSPSPTVQNFIKAYQTEYNKVPNSFAALGYDAVYAMVDAIKAAGSTDSADIIKALNNTNYAGVTGNLKFDEQGNPKDKEVTIIKIDGGQLKYDSTVVNN, encoded by the coding sequence ATGAAGAAAAAAGTCGTAAGTGTTTTATCTGTTGTTATGCTGATCGCTTCCGTTTTTGCTTTCGCAGGATGTTCATCATCAGCTAAGTCTGATGTGATCAAACTTGGTTTTATTGGACCAATGACTGGTGATGCAGCTATCTATGGAAGTTCAGCTGATGCAGGTGCAAAATTAGCTGTCAAAGAAATTAATGCCGCAGGTGGTATTGATGGCAAAAACATAGAATTGATTGGGTATGATTCTAAAGCAGATCAAACTGAAGCAATCAATGCCTATAATCGTTTAAGAGATCAGGATGGTGTTGTTGCAGTGATTGGTGGAACCCTTAGTGGTGAAACTTTAGCAATGAAAGACATTATGGTTAAAGACAATATGCCAGTCTTATCACCAACAGCAACAGCCGTTGAAGTAACCCAAGATGCACCAAATATTTTCAGAGCATGCTTCCTTGATGATTACCAAGGCCAGGCAGCTGCAAATTTTGCTGCAACAACTTTAGGTGCCAAAACAGCAGCTTTATTAATTGGAACTGGTAATCCATATTCTGAAGGTGTATCAGCAGCGTTTAAAACTGCGTTTACAGCCAAAGGTGGAACAATTGCCGGTAGCGAATCCTATGGTACTTCTGATAAAGATTTCAGCGCTCAATTAACAAAAATTAAAGAAATGAACCCAGACGTAGTCTTTGTACCAGATTATGTCCAAACAGTTGGTCCGATTCTTCAAAAAGCAAAAGAAATGGGAATTACCGCGAAATTTATTGGAGCAGATGGTTGGGATGGCGTTCAGGTAGAATATGCTGATGCTGCTCAAGGAAATTATTTTACAAACCACTATGCAGCCGATTCACCGTCACCAACAGTTCAAAACTTTATTAAAGCATATCAGACAGAATACAATAAAGTGCCAAATTCATTTGCGGCTTTAGGTTATGATGCTGTTTATGCGATGGTTGATGCGATTAAAGCAGCTGGTTCAACCGATTCAGCAGACATCATCAAAGCTTTGAACAATACCAACTATGCCGGTGTTACTGGTAACCTTAAATTTGATGAACAAGGTAATCCAAAAGACAAAGAAGTAACAATTATCAAGATTGATGGCGGTCAGTTAAAATATGATTCCACCGTTGTTAACAATTAG
- the nth gene encoding endonuclease III, whose protein sequence is MTKKNIEQILATLKSLYGQEKCGLDFNTPFELLIATILSAQCTDIRVNIVTSDLFQNYNTPESILSLGEAGLLAKIKTCGLANTKAKNIILTCHRLLSEYNGMVPDQMEELITLPGVGRKTANVVLSNAYDVPAIAVDTHVFRVSNRIGLADGKTVLEVEKQLMKNIPKDQWSQAHHWLIWHGRKCCTARNPNCGECLLRSLCVFGRQNFKEA, encoded by the coding sequence ATGACAAAAAAAAATATTGAACAAATCTTAGCCACACTGAAAAGTCTTTACGGGCAGGAAAAGTGTGGCTTAGATTTTAATACGCCCTTTGAACTGCTGATTGCAACCATCTTATCAGCGCAATGTACTGATATTCGGGTCAATATCGTCACCAGTGATTTGTTTCAAAATTACAATACTCCAGAATCCATTTTGAGTCTGGGCGAAGCAGGTCTGCTCGCGAAAATCAAAACTTGCGGACTTGCCAATACCAAAGCTAAAAATATCATTCTGACCTGTCATCGACTTTTATCCGAATATAACGGCATGGTACCAGATCAGATGGAAGAACTGATTACCCTTCCGGGAGTTGGCCGCAAAACCGCCAATGTCGTATTAAGTAATGCCTATGATGTTCCAGCAATTGCGGTAGATACCCATGTTTTCAGGGTTTCCAATCGGATTGGTCTGGCTGATGGTAAAACAGTTCTGGAAGTTGAAAAACAATTAATGAAGAATATTCCCAAAGACCAATGGTCTCAGGCACACCATTGGTTGATCTGGCATGGTCGAAAATGCTGTACCGCCCGAAACCCCAATTGCGGTGAATGTCTGTTGCGCAGTCTCTGCGTTTTTGGCAGGCAAAATTTCAAAGAAGCGTAG
- a CDS encoding RnfABCDGE type electron transport complex subunit G: MEKLENKAKIDWKNVFKLGFILFAISAVAACALALTNYVTAGTIAELNLETNRIARQQVLPEATDFEAVPVERLAEMASEIGLKNPEELREAYIGKNDSDIVGYTVKTGPTSGYSGEIQVLTGISKDGKVTGITIIKHNETPGLGALATQPKFKDQYKGLSALEKITVVKTTPEAGSNAIQAITGATITSKAVTDGVNLSNEVYQNLLN; encoded by the coding sequence ATGGAAAAATTAGAAAACAAAGCTAAAATTGACTGGAAAAATGTCTTTAAGCTGGGCTTTATTTTGTTTGCAATTTCGGCAGTCGCCGCTTGTGCTTTGGCGTTGACAAATTATGTGACAGCCGGTACCATCGCCGAATTGAATTTAGAAACAAATAGAATCGCCCGCCAGCAAGTCCTACCGGAAGCTACTGATTTTGAAGCCGTTCCAGTTGAACGGCTAGCAGAAATGGCTAGCGAAATTGGTCTTAAAAATCCGGAAGAATTAAGAGAAGCCTATATCGGCAAAAATGACAGTGACATTGTCGGATATACGGTCAAAACAGGGCCGACCAGCGGTTATAGCGGAGAGATCCAAGTATTAACCGGAATTTCAAAAGATGGCAAAGTGACTGGGATTACGATTATCAAACATAATGAAACGCCTGGCTTAGGTGCTTTAGCAACGCAACCGAAATTTAAAGATCAGTATAAAGGTTTATCTGCGCTAGAGAAAATTACTGTTGTAAAAACGACCCCGGAAGCTGGTAGTAATGCGATCCAGGCAATTACCGGCGCAACAATTACATCGAAAGCTGTTACAGATGGGGTAAACCTGTCAAATGAAGTTTACCAGAATTTGTTGAATTAG